The genomic stretch GTTTTACATTGCTTGGCGCACATTTTATGCAAAGTGGAACTAACAACACATAAAGCTTGGAAAACTTTGAATTATACAGAATCCTAAATTAGTAAAAGAATGTCAATTTGAAAGGAGACAAACCCATATATATGAAGGTAGGAGTTTTCTGTCAGAAGTTCTTTTTCATATAGCTGCATGCAGACATCATAACTGCGCTTGTAAACCTGTTGGTGACAGGAAATACCAGTCAATAAGAGCAAGAATAAAAAGGCATTAAGTCAGCCATTCAGCCATAAATAGGTAGACCttagatagaaagaaagaaacagtAACAAATTTTAAACCAGTTGGGATAAATTAATTTACTCTACAAAAGACATTCAAGTAATGTAATACTAAACCAAATAAATTCTGCTAGTAAATAGTTACCTCCACCAGAGGAGAATCAGAACTTTCAGGTGCCTTTGGCAAGGAAGTTAAGTTAATCCTCATTGAATCATATATATACAGCAGATAGTGTGTATCTTCTCTGGCATATCTGTTAACAAAACAACATTTGATATATCATTAGATTGTATCATTGTAGCAAATAGTTCACCCATGACAGGCTACCAGTAACTAACAAGCTAAATGGCAGATTCTAAAGATTTCTAGATTAATGAGCAGTTCCACAAAGCAGAGTTATTCATTATTTGAACTTATCTAGTGTATAATTTATTCAAACCAAGCACATAAAAAATTTAGCAGTGCTAAAAGAATAGAAGACAAGAAAAATAGCGAAAAAATGAATTAAGGGAAGATCAAAGTTGTAAGCTCAAACACAATTGTACCTTAACATCTCATCAGGAATAGGGCGCAATCTCCACTCAGCATTTTGATATCTGCAATAAATTTATTTGTAAGCCTTTAAGAATGTAGGtaaagaaaatattatatataaggcTAATTTGAAATTTTCAACCTAATATAAAGATAACATACTCTTTGTTTGCTGAAACCTCACAGAAATGGTGCAGAAGATACTCCAAACTATTTCTCTCCAATTTTAACACCTTTGAAGCCTGAACAAAGCAATTAAAATAGGTTACTCTTGCatgataaaaaatcaaagaagaacttTAAAATCCAGACACCATTAAccaatcaaagaaacttttttgcacaaataataatcatattatacGATTTGCTTCATGGTAAATAACGTCAATATTGAACAGTCAGTTTTTTAATCAAAGTCAAACCTGGCCAGTGTCAAACAAATTACAAACATAAATGCCAAAGTCTCTTTGAAGCCACAAAATATCTTTATCCGCACCATGCATAACCTGTTTAAACATAAATACAGTTAACAGAATCAAGAACATATGTTGcattaaaagaaaaggaaattctGTACCACAAACCTTCCTCTTGGAAGAGTCCTTGAAAATTTCCCTTAGATGGGGCCCAATATGAACGCGAAGTTTTAAAGTATCgacaacgaaatcttcagccctTGTTGATATTTGCATGAGGCAAGTCAAACCTTGGAAAGACCGATATTGATTATGTTCCAAATCAACCTGAATATTTCAACAAATGAGCAAATAAAAATTTCAGAAGAATGCAAAAAAGATGGATAAGGGAAGCGGCTACAAGAAAGGTACTATCAGTTCCACGATCAATAACAGCAGCATGcaaagttaaataaaaaatttaagaacCATATCATCTggattacaaaaataaaataaacatgatatactAAAATATCCTCATAATCAGCAGAGGAACTCTGCAATGAACACAAATTATGATCACGACAAAAGCATAAACACAAACTACATTAAATCATACTCTTAAACTACAAGTTAAAAATAGCTCTTCGTTAACAACTCAATGGTCCACAGTAAAACATTGGGAAAAGCAAAATATGACAGTACACTTTTACCCATAACAACTCTGCTTAAGTTTAAGATGAAGGCTCGAGAATGACTATATATATTGAACAACTTTCCTGTAAGATATTATTCCCATAAGCTTGAAAGGAAAAAGCTTATGGCCCTTTATGGTGCTTGTTTTATTAAAAAGGTGGTTTTCAAATATATGTTTTACAAAGAATTCtgaaaattagattttttttcaaaaacataaaaaagtaAACTAATCAACTAGTATTTTTCTTAAAAACTATCTATTTCAGATATTACCTCTCTTCAAACACTCAACATAAAATATGCAGACTAGAAAATAATGAAATTTCTCTGTTGATAATGTAACTAATACATGCTCTTTACCAATCCCATATTAAACCATGTTCAACTCAACAAGATACCGAGCATTTCAATAACAGTTAAGGAGATACCTATGTCAAAATTTCATCCCGATAAACTCCCTACATTTTGGTACAAGTAGGCCCATGTAATGTCAAGGGATGCAAAAAGTAAATAACCAAAGTCTTTGACAAAAAATGGGAATGACAGTGCAGCCCTTCATTCAATTTATACTTGATATCCAAAAGATCACATTTTTTAAAGTTTGTGTCAAGAACTGTTCAATAagcaaaaaaaaatttgaaatgttATTATTAGAATTCTCTCTCTAATCGGAAAAGGCAATACAATTAAGTTAATGTACCTAGCTGCTAAAAATGGACAAGGAACTATGTAACTAAAGATTAAGATTTTGTTACTAAAGAAATATCAATAACTAATCAAGTGTTCAGTTAAACATATCAAATGAAAGAACCTAGTTGTATAATTTGTCATGAAAGAAATTCTTGAATAAAAGTTCACAAATAGTTATCAAACTTTACCGCAAACTCATTAACAGAACGTAGCTTAGCAGCCATCTCCTTTAAATCTTTGACTTCTTCTACAAGCTTGAAAGGGGTGTTTTCTAATGAGGCAGGTTTTTGTGGCACAATACTCCCGGGATCTTTATCAACAAAATCCAAAACAGAGAACTTTTCCtggaataataaattattaattgattgatacaaataaaaagaaaagatgacAAATAAAAATCACCCAATTTACAGATGTGATACAAGGTCAGACAATCAAAAGTTATTTCTACCAAATGCCAAAAAAAAACAGGACTGCAAAATTCTAATTTCTAAGATATGATAAAATAAGATGAGACAACCAAGAGCTGTTTTTAGCAAGATTTAAATGACAGACATTAACCCTCGCAAATGGATTTAGTCTCTCAAGCATCAAAATACTCTCAAATTCAATCAGGCTCGTCAAAACTACACCCCTAAAGATCATGCAAATATCACAAGAATTAAAGGGTGTCAACTATCAACATCATGGAGAAAATGTCATTCCACCCGAGTTAATTTCAAGTCTACAATCCCAGCATATAATCCAGCTTGCATGACTAATCGGATGATAGGACTAGGACGCTAAAAAAACTAAACGCTACTAGCTTGCCCGCATTATCCCCTCATAATTGAAAGGCTGTGCTTATAGTAAAACTGGAAGGGTGCAAACAGGAACTTGAGTTTAACTAATGTCATTCTTCGGATGTCGAGCCAAATATTTAGAAAAACATCATTGTGATTCACGACAAATTTTCATAAAATGGGAGTTTAGCAAACAAGTTTAATTAAATGTCAACTAAATAAGCTACTATATCATATAGGAGTTTACACATCACAATCGGATAGAAAACAAAGGTTAACTCAGTCTAATATATGTATAATATGTTTCTACAAGCTATATCCAAAACATATGAAGTTAAGTTAAGCTCAAAGCAGGACCTCATAATCTTTCTAATAAACGTATTAATGTCCTAAGCTAGCTCAACAAACTCCAAACACTCCAGAGGATGTAATATCAAGAATCAAAAAAGCCAGTGAATAAAGAACTAACCAATGGATGAATAAACGTCTGTCCATCGTCACTCCTCTGCAACCAAACATGCTCAAAGGGCACATTAGTATTATTAACAATTATACCAAACTCATCTTGTGGCCTCGGAATCGTCGGTATATGAAACGGAACCTTCGCCTTAGGTCCCATCGTCCTCTTATCCTTCATCGCCATTGTAACAAGATCCACCAACGGAATTTTCGAATCCTCCACCACAACCTTCCCTCTCCcacctttcttcttcttcccACAAACCAACTCAAATCCATCATCCACCATCATAGCCTCATTCACACGCCCAGTCTTCTCCTCCTCCTCCCGAATCCTTCGAAACTCATCCGCCGACACATCGTACCTCTCCAAAACATCGTCGTTAACATTCACAAGCCAGTCATAACCGTCATCTATGTCATCAGACGGAAACGCCACATTAGCTGCGGCGCCGATTGCTTCCAACATCGACTGTGATTCACGCGCGATTTCATCGATAGGGACCTTGAATTCGTTGAAGTTGCGGTAGAAGAAGAAGTCTCGCTCAGATGGAATACACCGGGAGGAAGCGGCGAGTTTCGCGACTGAGGAGGAGAGTGGACCGGCTGTTAGGGTCTGTAAGGCTTGATGCGCTTTGGCGGCGGCGGTGGCGGTGGTGTGAGGTGGTTGATCGTGATCGACGTTCATAGCGTCGATTGATTAGGGATTTttgggattagggttttagaaatttttattttgataaagtCACAACTGAGAAAATAAGTAAGTGAAATATATACTatagaaaattatatatatatttgtgtcacGTGACATCATTTCAAACTATACCTTATAAAAATTTGTTAAAAGTATATTGGTTTATGTCACGTGACATCATTTGAATCTACACCTTATAGTAAAGTGGTTTGAAATAACTATGAAGTCTTGCATTATCTTGACTTTATTCAATACTCATtatgattattttaatttaaaaaaaaaaaaaactatcttgattataagtaatactcattaattcttgcatattaatattattttatgttaacttttttaattaattaatataatttttttactttatCGATATTAAAGATATTTTTTGAATACTAAAGATATTTTTTATCGAATAAATATTATACAAGCGTGAGTAGATATTTGGATGAGAAAACACCATATATTTAACTATTATCTATATTAAaagaaaagtatttgaaaaaatcaattataCCCTTCTGATTAAATGACTAAACTTTTTCGATTCTAAGGACAAATTGAACTTTTTGTTACATTGTTTGCACCATGTTGATTTAACATTAAATTAATCTGACGTGTCATACCACCATTTTTGTTgcacttttttattattttaatccactaatcaattaATAGCTTTCATAATCAAAGTACATGTAATCAAGTGTGCACATACTTAGAAAGTGAAAAGCTTCTTTGCAAATAGATAAAACATAACTTCCCAAATACAACTATTACTCCAACTTTCTATCTCTTTCTTGTAAAAACATAAAAGCCCTTTCATcctttcctctctctctctctctctgatctCATACCTTTTCTCTAAAAAAACTCAAGCGTTATTTCTCAAATCCTTCCTCTCTTATCTTCATATCCTCAATTTCTCTCCTCAAAGTTCAAAACAACATAGATAAATCGTTGGAACTGTGTTCTATTTCGTTGATTCTCCAACAACCTCATTCCAAGTTTTCTCTATTTCCCCTTTTCCTCGTCGCAATTCGCTTCGATTGTATTTTTTTGTTGCTCGATTAATTGATTAATTCATTTTGCACCGGTATCATTCACAAATACAGTCCAAGTCGCCGTCGAAGAACCACTTGGCCGCCGTGTGCgtcaccattttgttgaggtacCTAATTTCAACCTTATACTTCCATTCGTGTTGTGAATATGCCATGGGCTGAGAAACAAACCAAAAGAGAGCTTTTTGATGCGCTTCGTTAAGAACTTGAGTACGTGAATAATTAGCTTACGTTTTCTGTTTGGTTAAATGTTACATGTTGTGATAATATTCTACTATAATTAGCAGTGATTAGTTTTGATTTAGGTGTGCTTCGCAATATTGATATAGTGTGGCGTAGCAGAAAGATATATAAACGCAGCTTATAAGCTTCTACAGTATGCAGCCATGTTCATATCAAAAGATGCACCATTTATTTTCCTGGATTCTGCCAAATGTGCCTTGGGCTAATACTGGTAAGAACTTGAATAATTTGTTGTTGTTTGGCAATACATTCAAAATGGACGATGATTGTTTTAAGTCATAGTTGAAAGtgatttttttactttattcaaATTTATGCATTATGAAACTCCTACGTGTGTGTGAATATGCATAGCCATTGAACCATAACGTTAAGAAATGTGAAAGATTGAGTTTATCTTAAAATTATCAGAAGATTAATTAGATTAGATTTATAAGACAAATATGACAATGTATAATGAATTGATTATAACCTGAATATTCTTATGGGGtaacacaatcacacataatcattttatttaaattttttatgtaaaaacaaCTCATACACATATAGTAGAGTACTAGAGATTCAAATTTTTACCCAAGCTCTAACAAAATGTTTACATTTTATACATGTTGCAAATCAAGATTATGAATAAAAGAAGCTTAGCGAAAGGATTGCAAAACTGTTTGGTGGCGTGGTTGTCATACATGTATTATTCCCATCCTATTCACCaacttaaaatttataatatgtcAACTTTTAACATCTTTGCAAGTCATATAAAAATTGTGCAAGTTTTATTATGAGTTAAGTAGTGcaagttttgttttgattgttggtCGGTGTGTAAACTGAGACAGAACTaaaggaaaagaaattaaagGTCGTTCTGTTGTTATATTATTTTTCCATTAATTTGAAGTATGAATATAAGAGAAGAGGAATTACAATTGCATCAAACCTGAATGGAATAGAAGAGAGTGTATAAGAGTTGATCCAAAATTTATATACCAAAGCAAAACATCAACATTGCCAACCACTTGAACCTCTCTTCGCGCACCGCCATGAATGTCTTAAAACTTCTCTATTTCactcatttttcatttttctcatctatccTTTATATCTTTATTCCAAATAAGTTTTTTATATGACATGATTATACTTACATGCAGACAATTTATATGTTGCTTTACTTGGATGAAAGATATGGATTGTGATAGGTTGTTAAGTAAGTAGTACTGACACTTCAAATTGAATGTGTGTATGGTAGCTTACAGCTATAAAAATATGACATTGATTCATGTGATTATATTGAGTTATTTCTACTTTTTGATATTATCGTGTTTTAGTTGGTGTTGCATAGTCAAAGAAATGTCACAAAATAATTTGTCACCAAACTGCATCCAAGCCAAATCAGGAAACATTGTTGTAATTGACATGAACCGATGTGTCTGTTTATAGATTGCAATGTAAGCAACATTTTGAAGGTTGACATTTCAATGCCAACTCATTGCCATTGATATCCATGGAAGAATGGGTGTTTTAAGTTTATGGCTTCATACTGTTTTTCAGGAACTGTATGCGATAGAGAGGTTACAAGTATTAATTCAAAATCTATGAGGTTGCAAAACATCATATTGGACTTACAAGATGTGAATTTTCATGATTTAGATTTTTAGGCTCCTTAACTAATTACATGTAATTATTAAACATAAGTCTTTTTGTTTTGTAGAGAGTTCCTTACACTATATACTGGAAAAATGAATTTTCAAACGATGCAGCTACACATTTTCATCAAGCTTTTTGGTTAATGATAGTTGGTATTATGTATTGTAGTACATCGAGCCATACATGGTATGctttctgtaacacccttctaacccacaaggaatattcgcaatataatacgaattaaatcaaaacaaaatcatcaacaagggtgtcacatcgtCATAAAAATCTCATAATATAATATCATGCCCCGTAACACGGgttctcaaaatttatttaaaattatatctcaatcatcatcataaacaaaaacatgttatctCGCAGTAGAATTCATAATCTAAAACATCTTCAGAATAATCTTCATAAAACATCAATAAAACCTCATGGTTCAAGAGTTATAACTCAAACATCAAAATCCTTTGAAAGGTAACTCATCAAAATGCAATCAAATACAAAAAAGTCAAAGAGAACATAATAGTTCTAAAACATAATGACCCCGtccccgatgttacgtatcagagcaagactcccttcaatctaaacaaacgGTAAAAGGATGCCATGAAGCTATCCTCTAACTTCAATGGACTACTCCTGATTACCtgcgcgttacccacgtggaggtaacattcaaatagaaagggtgagtatttcataaatattatataagaCATAAGTAATAGATATAATAGTGGTATACAATTAACCAATCACACATATATTGATACGACATATTCATCATGTTCACATACTTACCCACACCTGCACATCATCACCTATTCACAACACCATCTCATAGTTCAATCACAATTATCACTTAAGTTATTCACATCACAAATAATCAAGCATCATCAATTCACACCAATGCAATGCGACAAAAATGAACTCaggcatgtggtaccaattcatcaCTGAACTCAGTCATCATTCTCCAAAGATCCCTACCATAGGATCAATTCCTGCTTGGAACCAGAGCACATCAACAAATTGCACTCAATCCGCACAATGGGATAAAGAGTCGTCTCTGGACCAATGGTCCTACAACATCATTGAACTTGTCGTCCTACaattatgctatgaatgcatgatgctcaaCTTCACAAAATCAACGACCACAACTAGTCAAACTGGCATCATCATTCATGTATGCATCAAAGTCATATCATCATTCAAACATACAATATCACAAGCATCTTGGTCAACTCAACACATAATCATCAATTAATCATGTTATTAATCAACACAATAACATTCACCAAAATCAAGTACTGAGGCACAATAGTTCACAAAACAAAGTTACATACAAAATGCCTTATAAACCTACCCAAACGTGCACAGTAAGTTccataaaattctcaaaaattataataaaatataagctTCCATATTCTGAagtcatttttcaaaaatattaattttcaattCAGGAATCCGCGCTAAGCGCCCCTTATACCGCGCTAAGCGCGATACCTACTGACTTTATCCTCTTTATTTTTAAGAGCATGTTAAGCAGGCTCGGCAATTCTGCTAAAAACTCCTGCGTGATCTACATCAAACCAGTCCCAATCGTTTGCCCAAAAACATGTTTTAATCGATAATTTTATGTGATTTAAGGTCTATGATTATAGTTCTAACATGTATTAATCATTTTAGACACTAAATTTCAAACATTCATCATACCCCCAATGATCTTCATCAAACCCTAACCTTCAAATCcatcaacaatggtggatttaaATCTAAATCATGTTATTAATCATTAATACAACAATCAGCACCATATAACATGTTAATCATACAATCAAACAAACCATCATCGtagatcatcaatttcatcaagaacaacaCAAAATCCCAACATACAATTATCAACCCCTTAAATCAAACATAATACTCATGATATCCCCCTTTACCTTAGATTATTAGCCGAATTGATTCCCTTTTCGAATTCCTACGGTTGATCTTCTCCGTCTCCTCTTCTTGCCCTAGCTCTCTCTTCTTTCACGTTTTCTCCAAAATTCTACGTTGAATGAGTAAATCTCCTATTTTCTCTTTTTACCTAGTTAGCCTTAGGACTCTTATTATGAACTTCCTAATTTTCCCTTACTAACTTACCTcataatatcttttatttcatttaaataataaTGCTAGTTAgactattttatattattattctaaCTAACATCTTAATTCAACTACCCCACACACATCACATAAACATCACACGTCACATAATATCATGAATGTTAACTAACTGATTAAATGAAGACAAATTTTATAAATGAGAGTGAGAGATGTGTAATATGAATTCACACTGGACCTGTGCGATACCATAGGTTTCTTCCTagtacttttaatttaattagaaatcTTGAGTTCAAATATTGCGaataaaataacattaaaataaaagtttaataaacacagtgacagtgtaaaaaagtaacATGCAGACAAGACATCTGCTTTAAAGGTTGATTTTTTGTTGAATATGCTTCTAAATAAGAAAGATCTTAAAAATTATACAACTTCAAGCAAGATTTTGAAAAGTCTTTTGGtgtgaaattttttatttatgtaaaCTTTATTGCTTTTGTtgtcaaaaaatttatttattttttattttgacatattGTTTTCCAGCTTGCCTTTTGTAAAATAATTGTTGAAATGATTGTTATTCATGGCTGAAATTATAGGAGTCAAATTGGTGGGTGATTAGAAAAAATGGAAGTTGGAGATGATAAAATGAATGTTGGAGATAGAGGTTGGAAGTCAGAGAAGAGGTAAAGATGGATGTTGGTGATGAAAAATGGAGGCtgcaaatgattaaaaaaatggaGGATGAAGATGGAGGTTAGATATGATAAAATAGAGGTTGAAGATAAAAAGTGGATGTTAGAGATGAAAAAAAGGAGGTTCGAGATGTGAAAGTGCATGCACCTTATCGTATggtatcatttatttgttttaatgtttttgtcAATTTGAATGTAATTTTTTAATCGGTTTGCGTATTTATAATTTGCTTGTCATTAAATATTCGCGTGCTTGTACTTTATTCGTATTTCTATTAAATTATAATAGCTTCGACTATTGTGTTATTGTACTACTGAGAACCATCATTACTTAATAATAAGAGTGTTTTGATCCATGATAATGTTTCCTTTTTAGCCTAGCAAATTACTCTTTTGTCATTTCATCAGGTGTAACTTGAGTCACAAGTTAGAACTCTTAAATCTGGATGTTGAGTTACTTGATTCAAATCAAGCGTTAATCATGATTTGAATTAGGAGTTTTATGAAAATTGGGAATTTCCTCTGGACAATCTGATTCATATCACAAAATGAACACGATTCGAATCATAACCTCAAGTGATTCGAATCAAGTGAAAATCCTTACTCGAATCAATACCTCAATGAAGCCACATTTAGGCTCTACTCATATTGACTTAAACCAGAGATTCTTTTGTATTTGAATCAAGCCCTCACAAGACCAATTTTCCATCCTTGATTTAAATAGTTATTTCTTTGGTGAACGCAAAAAGTGTGCGAAACATATGGGAGAAACCATTAGAGATAATGATAAAAATTTGTTTTCTCTACTTAGTGTGTATATACCCATCACCATGAATCTTTCTATTTTAAAGTTTATGGTTGAGAACATTGGTATGTAAAACTTCCATATTAGTCAAAGTTAACATGCGAATTTTGCACAGGATAGTAGTTAAGGTATTCTACATGAAACCTTAGAATTGGGGAAAAGTTGATGATAATGACATCTACCTTATGTGGGCTCTTCTTTCAAATAATGGATTTGATCGGGTAATTTTCCTTATTGAGAGGATGTTTCATTGCAAGGAAAATCCAAAGAgaattatgtttttctcttcttttgtgTAGTTTATTCTTGAGGTTAATGGGATTGTGTCCAAAGAAGAAGACATGGTTGAAATTCAAAATATTCTAGATATGTGTGGAGTTTCTATGACGATGTATTACAAGGATAATAATGGTGTGTACTACTATCGTGAAAAATTTGTCAGGAAGGTATATGGTGACAAGATTGTGGAGCCAGAGAAGGATCATTCTGATGAGACTGGTGCAACCAGTTTTGGACTGTTATATGTAGATGTTGAAACTTATCTTAATGAGTTGGCCAAGCAAATTTTAAAGGATAATCATGTTAGGGAAGAACAGTTCATGGCACACATTGAAGGTGCTGCTATAGGAAGTGAAGATGGCAGGGTAAAACTGAAGGAAAAGTTGAAGGTCGAGATGCAAGTTGTCGAAGCCCGGGTCATTGCTTAAGTGAACTCAGTGAAAGCTACTGTCAAGCGACTAGGTAGATCTAATCTCATCTTTCCTCttggaatttgcgattttgattCATAACCCAATATTCCCTCTCCAGATATTACAATTGTTGAGCCTCCTTTTGATGATTCAAATTCCATTccctgattttatttttagctttttATGCATAACATAACATTAGCATATCTGgatatttatgttattttggtTTACTGTCTATTTTGTGATCTTTGACTACTTTTTAGGTTATGTATCTTGTCACCAGTCTTTTAGCCACGTATGTATGATATCTCTTTGATTGTCTTTATGCTATCTTTTTCTTTATATCTTTATTAAATTGCGTATTTACGATAACTAGTTCCACATGTGATTTATATGGTGCTTGTTTAGATCACTAAATATGA from Vicia villosa cultivar HV-30 ecotype Madison, WI linkage group LG4, Vvil1.0, whole genome shotgun sequence encodes the following:
- the LOC131594508 gene encoding protein RRP6-like 2 is translated as MNVDHDQPPHTTATAAAKAHQALQTLTAGPLSSSVAKLAASSRCIPSERDFFFYRNFNEFKVPIDEIARESQSMLEAIGAAANVAFPSDDIDDGYDWLVNVNDDVLERYDVSADEFRRIREEEEKTGRVNEAMMVDDGFELVCGKKKKGGRGKVVVEDSKIPLVDLVTMAMKDKRTMGPKAKVPFHIPTIPRPQDEFGIIVNNTNVPFEHVWLQRSDDGQTFIHPLEKFSVLDFVDKDPGSIVPQKPASLENTPFKLVEEVKDLKEMAAKLRSVNEFAVDLEHNQYRSFQGLTCLMQISTRAEDFVVDTLKLRVHIGPHLREIFKDSSKRKVMHGADKDILWLQRDFGIYVCNLFDTGQASKVLKLERNSLEYLLHHFCEVSANKEYQNAEWRLRPIPDEMLRYAREDTHYLLYIYDSMRINLTSLPKAPESSDSPLVEVYKRSYDVCMQLYEKELLTENSYLHIYGLQGAGFNAQQLAIVSGLCEWRDVVARAEDESTGYILPNKSVLEIAKQMPVTTSKLRRLLKSKHPYVEHNLDTVVTIIRHSIQNADAFEATAQQLKEGQATTASDAVAVTDRTEDPIFQTQNPKESFQHQDTEVQIKLKPNNLASGLPRESLTISEQTRDANVDAISTLKGTGATVQVLKKPGGAFGALLGSSASKRKLGLDKKGKEETKLEQIRSSVTLPFHSFLGSSENSKPVVEAPSIPPDQQKPVSDPVSTFAPEEIIMLETDTGAEDDIERDNNLENSNENAKKNFSASTSDEDEPKSLSELSSNFQKCFQANNQNNKTRKPKKTEQASGLLQLTPFDYEAAMNHVKFGERKKDPSSQNCDGRVEKESSGGKKKRSTIGEAEPSEPKQFQQGRRRQAFPASGNRSATFR